One genomic segment of Candidatus Latescibacterota bacterium includes these proteins:
- the clpB gene encoding ATP-dependent chaperone ClpB: MDPGRFTRKSQEALQAAQAAALRGSHHELDDLHLLLALLEQEGGLVGRLLLRLDLDPTRVATRAREALERLPQVSGAGAGSGQLLPSRRLQQLLVAAEDEAKAMGDAYVSVEHLLLAMLGAGRSHPAGRLLAEAGLAKGAVLAALEGLRDGQKVESEDPEAGLEALEKYGSDLVALAREGKLDPVIGRDAEIRRVIRILSRKTKNNPVLIGEPGVGKTAVVEGLAQRILRGDVPAWLKGRQLWALDLGALLAGAKYRGEFEERLKAVLNAIRRSEGGIILFIDEIHNIVGAGKTEGSPDAGNLLKPMLARGELHCIGATTLDEYRRHVEKDAALERRFQPVLLEAPDVADTVSILRGLRERFEVFHGVRIQDAALVAAASLSNRYISDRFLPDKAIDLVDEACASVRTEIDSEPARLDEAGRRLMRLEIEEAALKRETDRASKERLALLRRELAELREETSALRAQWDLEKERHAALSELRAQVESLRREAEAAERSYALDRAAELRHGRIPSLQQRIAEAEEAARAARDAGGAPLLSETVGEAEIAAVVSRWTGVPVERLVEGEREKLLRLEAILHRRVVGQDEAVRAVADAVLRARAGIQDPARPLGSFLFLGPTGVGKTELAKALAEALFDREENLIRLDMSEYMEKHSVARLFGAPPGYVGFEEGGQLTEAVRRKPYSVVLFDEIEKAHPELWSALLQILDDGRATDGQGRTVDFRNTVIIMTSNIGSPLLIDGVDAGGEISPATREAVFAELRRHFRPEFLNRLDEQVLFKPLTASEIESIVDLMTARLAGRLAEQALELVVEQDARRWLARRGYDPVFGARPLARTLKRELETPIARLLLASGRGEGGGERVRVALAADGERLEFVREASAPKEEAASS; this comes from the coding sequence ATGGATCCCGGACGCTTCACCCGCAAGTCACAGGAGGCCCTCCAGGCCGCCCAGGCGGCCGCGCTGCGGGGGTCGCATCACGAACTCGACGACCTGCACTTGCTCCTCGCGCTGCTCGAGCAGGAGGGGGGCCTGGTGGGACGTCTCCTGCTCCGCCTGGACCTCGATCCGACGCGCGTGGCCACCCGCGCCCGCGAGGCGCTGGAGCGCCTGCCGCAGGTGAGCGGCGCCGGCGCGGGCAGCGGACAGCTGCTGCCGAGCCGTCGCCTTCAGCAGCTGCTGGTGGCCGCCGAGGACGAGGCCAAGGCGATGGGGGACGCCTACGTCTCCGTGGAGCACCTGCTCCTGGCCATGCTCGGGGCTGGCCGCTCGCATCCGGCTGGGCGTCTGCTCGCCGAGGCCGGACTCGCCAAGGGCGCCGTGCTCGCCGCGCTGGAGGGGCTGCGCGACGGCCAGAAGGTGGAGAGCGAGGACCCCGAAGCCGGCCTCGAGGCGCTGGAGAAGTACGGCAGCGATCTCGTGGCGCTGGCCCGCGAGGGCAAGCTCGACCCGGTGATCGGGCGCGACGCGGAGATCCGTCGCGTGATCCGCATCCTCTCGCGCAAGACGAAGAACAACCCCGTCCTGATCGGCGAGCCCGGCGTGGGCAAGACCGCCGTGGTGGAGGGGCTCGCGCAGCGGATCCTGCGCGGGGACGTCCCCGCCTGGCTCAAGGGCCGCCAGCTCTGGGCGCTCGACCTGGGCGCGCTGCTCGCCGGCGCGAAGTACCGCGGCGAGTTCGAGGAGCGCCTCAAGGCCGTGCTGAACGCCATCAGGCGCAGCGAGGGCGGGATCATCCTGTTCATCGACGAGATCCACAACATCGTGGGCGCGGGCAAGACCGAGGGCTCGCCCGACGCCGGCAACCTGCTCAAGCCCATGCTGGCGCGCGGCGAGCTGCACTGCATCGGCGCGACGACCCTGGACGAGTACCGCAGGCACGTGGAGAAGGACGCGGCGCTGGAACGTCGCTTCCAGCCCGTGCTGCTGGAGGCGCCGGACGTGGCCGACACGGTGTCGATCCTGCGCGGACTCAGGGAGCGCTTCGAGGTGTTCCACGGCGTGCGCATCCAGGACGCCGCGCTCGTGGCGGCGGCGTCCCTGTCCAACCGCTACATCAGCGACCGCTTCCTGCCCGACAAGGCCATCGATCTCGTGGACGAGGCCTGCGCCTCCGTCCGCACCGAGATCGACTCCGAGCCCGCGCGCCTGGACGAGGCCGGCCGGCGGCTCATGCGCCTCGAGATCGAGGAGGCGGCGCTGAAGCGGGAGACGGACCGCGCGAGCAAGGAGCGCCTGGCGCTGCTGCGCCGGGAGCTGGCGGAGCTGCGCGAGGAGACGAGCGCGCTGCGCGCCCAGTGGGACCTCGAGAAGGAGCGGCACGCGGCCCTGAGTGAACTGCGTGCGCAGGTGGAGAGCCTGCGGCGGGAGGCCGAGGCCGCCGAGCGCAGCTATGCGCTCGATCGTGCCGCCGAGCTGCGGCACGGGCGCATCCCGTCCCTGCAGCAGCGCATCGCTGAGGCCGAGGAGGCCGCCCGCGCGGCGCGCGACGCGGGCGGCGCGCCGCTGCTCAGCGAGACCGTGGGCGAGGCCGAGATCGCGGCGGTCGTCTCGCGCTGGACCGGCGTGCCGGTGGAGCGGCTCGTGGAAGGCGAGCGCGAGAAGCTGCTGCGGCTCGAGGCGATCCTCCACCGCCGCGTGGTGGGACAGGACGAGGCCGTCCGCGCCGTGGCCGACGCCGTGCTGCGCGCGCGCGCGGGCATCCAGGACCCCGCGCGGCCGCTGGGCTCCTTCCTCTTCCTCGGCCCCACGGGCGTGGGCAAGACCGAGCTGGCCAAGGCGCTCGCCGAGGCGCTCTTCGACCGCGAGGAGAACCTGATCCGCCTCGACATGAGCGAGTACATGGAGAAGCACAGCGTCGCGCGGCTCTTCGGCGCGCCGCCGGGCTACGTCGGCTTCGAGGAGGGGGGACAGCTCACCGAGGCGGTCCGCCGCAAGCCCTACAGCGTCGTGCTCTTCGACGAGATCGAGAAGGCGCACCCCGAGCTGTGGAGCGCGCTGCTGCAGATCCTCGACGACGGCCGCGCCACCGACGGCCAGGGCCGCACCGTGGATTTCCGCAACACCGTGATCATCATGACCTCGAACATCGGCTCGCCGCTGCTCATCGACGGCGTGGACGCCGGCGGCGAGATCTCCCCCGCGACGCGCGAGGCGGTCTTCGCCGAACTGCGCCGCCACTTCCGGCCCGAGTTCCTGAACCGGCTCGACGAGCAGGTGCTGTTCAAGCCCTTGACGGCCTCGGAGATCGAGTCCATCGTGGACCTCATGACGGCGCGACTCGCCGGTCGCCTGGCCGAGCAGGCGCTCGAGCTGGTGGTGGAGCAGGACGCCCGCCGCTGGCTGGCGCGGCGCGGCTACGACCCGGTCTTCGGCGCCAGGCCGCTCGCCCGCACCCTCAAGCGCGAGCTCGAGACGCCCATCGCCCGGCTGCTGCTCGCGTCGGGGCGGGGCGAGGGCGGCGGCGAACGCGTGCGCGTGGCGCTGGCCGCCGACGGCGAGCGCCTCGAGTTCGTGCGCGAAGCGAGCGCGCCCAAGGAGGAGGCGGCCTCATCCTGA
- a CDS encoding peroxiredoxin, with the protein MPRSPRLVPGNWVPEFSAEDEQGRLVSLGDFAERWVLLYFYVADGRPGCEAQALGYRRLFEEIRAQGAVVLAMSADPPASHAAAKARLALPFTLLTDERHAIAQAYGAWGTRMILGETITGVLRSHFVIMPGCRLMEARVGVSASDSAAIALETLQGRAFS; encoded by the coding sequence GTGCCACGCAGCCCTCGTCTGGTCCCCGGCAACTGGGTGCCCGAGTTCAGCGCGGAGGACGAACAGGGCCGTCTCGTCAGCCTGGGCGACTTCGCCGAGCGCTGGGTGCTGCTCTACTTCTACGTGGCCGATGGACGTCCCGGCTGCGAGGCGCAGGCGCTGGGCTACCGGCGCCTCTTCGAGGAGATCAGGGCACAGGGCGCCGTGGTGCTGGCGATGAGCGCGGACCCGCCGGCGAGCCATGCGGCCGCGAAAGCCCGTCTCGCGCTGCCCTTCACGTTGCTCACCGACGAGCGGCACGCCATCGCCCAGGCCTACGGCGCCTGGGGCACGCGCATGATCCTCGGCGAGACGATCACGGGTGTGCTGCGCAGCCACTTCGTCATCATGCCGGGCTGCAGGCTCATGGAGGCGCGTGTGGGCGTGAGCGCTTCCGACAGCGCGGCGATCGCCCTGGAGACCCTGCAGGGCCGCGCGTTCTCGTAG
- a CDS encoding BrxA/BrxB family bacilliredoxin, producing MPYDDLMVAPMREELTRLGVEELRDAADVSRWMDDHTGSALLFFNSVCGCAAGMARPGLALALQNAHRPNRVATVFAGQDMEATAAARKAIAEVPPSSPSAALFKDGQLVFFLPRHAIEGRDARDVGADLAAAFDRFCA from the coding sequence ATGCCCTACGACGATCTCATGGTGGCGCCCATGCGCGAGGAACTGACCCGTCTCGGTGTGGAGGAGCTGCGCGACGCGGCGGACGTCAGTCGGTGGATGGACGATCACACGGGCAGCGCCCTGCTCTTCTTCAACTCGGTCTGCGGCTGCGCCGCGGGCATGGCCCGTCCCGGGCTGGCCCTGGCCCTGCAGAACGCGCATCGGCCCAACCGCGTCGCCACGGTCTTCGCGGGACAGGACATGGAGGCCACGGCCGCCGCCCGTAAGGCCATCGCCGAGGTGCCGCCCAGCAGCCCGAGCGCGGCGCTCTTCAAGGACGGCCAGCTGGTCTTCTTCCTGCCGCGCCACGCCATCGAGGGCCGCGACGCCCGCGACGTGGGCGCCGATCTGGCCGCCGCCTTCGACCGCTTCTGCGCTTGA
- a CDS encoding 4a-hydroxytetrahydrobiopterin dehydratase — MSTSTPLAERHCRDLPAGTPALADGELRSLLEQVPGWTVDGERLRRDYRFPDFVTALAFVNRVGALAEAEGHHPDLELAWGRVGVALWTHSVGGLSENDFILAARMNALPATG, encoded by the coding sequence ATGAGCACGAGCACGCCTCTCGCGGAGCGCCACTGTCGCGACCTGCCCGCCGGCACGCCGGCGCTGGCCGACGGAGAGTTGCGCTCCCTGCTCGAACAGGTGCCGGGCTGGACCGTCGACGGCGAACGCCTGCGGCGGGACTACCGCTTCCCCGACTTCGTGACGGCCCTCGCCTTCGTCAACCGCGTGGGCGCGCTCGCGGAGGCGGAGGGGCACCATCCGGATCTGGAGCTCGCGTGGGGACGCGTGGGGGTGGCGCTGTGGACGCACAGCGTCGGCGGGTTGAGCGAGAACGACTTCATCCTGGCCGCGCGGATGAACGCGCTGCCGGCGACGGGCTAG
- a CDS encoding response regulator → MSSLPHWALFAGAAAVVGIALAVGLGLNRAALALLRGALRKRGDQLDETLGQLKEANQRIASALHEAEQARSEAATASRAKNEFLATMSHEIRTPMNGVIGMTSLLMDTSLSAEQREYAEVIRSSGDSLLTILNDILDFSKIEVGQLELEEHPFQLREVFEDALDLMALKVGEKGLELSCLVEPNVPPTVIGDDTRLRQIVVNLIGNAVKFTSEGEIALEVRAQLLREGLYEIHTAVRDTGIGIDPAARARLFKAFSQVDSSTTRKYGGTGLGLAISKRLAELMNGRIWVESAPGKGSTFHFTVRVRRSNLPEPALDLNALRGLRVLVVDDNATNRRLLEVQCIAWSMQPILASGPGEALTMVESQPGFDMILLDMQMPEMDGLELAQVLARHPKTAKTPKIMLSSIGQRFSIAETPLSAALSKPLRQDRLLAAFLDALGEREDGPAVSPPAALERLAERLPLHILLVEDNRVNQKVALRLLERLGYGADVAANGLEALDALRRQSYDLVLMDMQMPEMDGLEATRRIRADFPSQKQPRIVAMTANAMKGDRERCIDAGMDDYMSKPVKWESLVEAIGRCEMSPAG, encoded by the coding sequence ATGAGCTCACTTCCCCACTGGGCGCTGTTCGCCGGCGCCGCCGCCGTGGTCGGCATCGCCCTCGCCGTCGGCCTGGGCCTGAATCGCGCTGCGCTCGCGCTGCTGCGCGGGGCGCTGCGCAAGCGCGGCGACCAGCTCGACGAAACTCTCGGCCAGCTCAAGGAGGCGAACCAGCGCATCGCCTCGGCCCTGCACGAGGCCGAGCAGGCGCGCAGCGAGGCCGCCACCGCGTCGCGCGCGAAGAACGAGTTCCTCGCCACCATGAGCCACGAGATCCGCACGCCGATGAACGGCGTCATCGGCATGACCAGCCTGCTCATGGACACGTCGCTCAGCGCCGAGCAGCGCGAGTACGCGGAGGTCATCCGCAGCTCGGGCGACTCGCTGCTGACGATCCTCAACGACATCCTCGACTTCTCGAAGATCGAAGTTGGTCAGCTCGAACTCGAGGAGCACCCCTTCCAGCTGCGCGAGGTCTTCGAGGACGCCCTGGACCTGATGGCGCTCAAGGTGGGCGAGAAGGGGCTCGAGCTGTCCTGCCTGGTCGAGCCGAACGTGCCCCCCACCGTGATCGGCGACGACACCCGCCTCCGCCAGATCGTCGTGAACCTGATCGGCAACGCCGTGAAGTTCACCAGCGAGGGCGAGATCGCCCTCGAGGTGCGCGCGCAGCTCCTGCGCGAGGGCCTCTACGAGATTCACACGGCCGTGCGCGACACGGGCATCGGCATCGATCCGGCGGCGCGGGCGCGGCTGTTCAAGGCCTTCAGCCAGGTGGACAGCTCCACCACCCGCAAGTACGGCGGCACCGGCCTGGGGCTGGCCATCAGCAAGCGTCTCGCGGAGCTGATGAACGGACGCATCTGGGTGGAGAGCGCGCCCGGCAAGGGCAGCACCTTCCACTTCACCGTGCGCGTGCGTCGCAGCAACCTGCCCGAGCCCGCGCTCGACCTGAACGCCCTGCGCGGCCTGCGCGTGCTCGTGGTCGACGACAACGCCACCAACCGCCGCCTGCTCGAGGTGCAGTGCATCGCCTGGAGCATGCAGCCGATCCTCGCCTCGGGACCCGGGGAAGCGCTCACCATGGTGGAGTCGCAGCCGGGCTTCGACATGATCCTGCTCGACATGCAGATGCCCGAGATGGACGGCCTCGAGCTCGCGCAGGTGCTCGCCCGCCATCCCAAGACCGCCAAGACGCCCAAGATCATGCTCAGCTCCATCGGCCAGCGCTTCTCGATCGCCGAGACGCCGCTGAGCGCGGCGCTGAGCAAGCCGCTGCGGCAGGACCGTCTGCTGGCGGCCTTCCTCGACGCCCTCGGCGAACGGGAGGACGGCCCCGCCGTCTCGCCCCCCGCCGCGCTGGAGCGCCTCGCGGAGCGGCTGCCGCTGCACATCCTGCTGGTGGAGGACAACCGGGTGAATCAGAAGGTGGCCCTGCGCCTGCTGGAGCGCCTGGGCTACGGCGCCGACGTGGCGGCCAACGGCCTCGAGGCGCTCGACGCGCTGCGGCGCCAGAGCTACGACCTGGTGCTGATGGACATGCAGATGCCCGAGATGGACGGCCTCGAGGCCACGCGGCGCATCCGCGCCGACTTCCCGAGCCAGAAGCAGCCGCGCATCGTGGCCATGACGGCCAACGCCATGAAGGGCGATCGCGAGCGCTGCATCGACGCCGGCATGGACGACTACATGAGCAAGCCCGTGAAGTGGGAGTCGCTCGTGGAGGCCATCGGCCGCTGCGAGATGTCCCCGGCCGGCTAG
- a CDS encoding phenylalanine 4-monooxygenase: MEIAYIDQDYEAYTEQNHAVWKKLYDRRIGELESQASEAYLDGLRTLEIYADRVPQLSDINARLGPITGWQSMAVPGYIPADVFFTCLSRREFPTTISVRPPEQIDYLPEPDIFHDVFGHIPMHANRIFGDFLQAYGAAALAAGGEPRLTQLQRLFWFTVEFGLIREQGRIKLYGSGLISSPGEGKHCLESPEVERAPFDLERVIAQPFDIDHYQPILFVIESYEQLYDALERYRRQYLN; the protein is encoded by the coding sequence ATGGAGATCGCGTACATCGACCAGGACTACGAGGCCTACACCGAGCAGAATCACGCGGTCTGGAAGAAGCTCTACGATCGCCGGATCGGCGAGCTCGAGTCCCAGGCGAGCGAGGCCTACCTGGACGGCCTTCGCACCCTGGAGATCTACGCCGACCGCGTGCCCCAGCTCAGCGACATCAACGCGCGGCTCGGGCCCATCACGGGCTGGCAGTCCATGGCGGTGCCGGGCTACATCCCCGCCGACGTCTTCTTCACCTGCCTCTCGCGACGCGAGTTCCCCACCACGATCTCGGTGCGGCCGCCGGAGCAGATCGACTACCTGCCCGAACCGGACATCTTCCACGACGTCTTCGGCCACATCCCCATGCACGCGAACCGGATCTTCGGGGACTTCCTGCAGGCCTATGGCGCCGCCGCCCTGGCCGCCGGCGGCGAGCCCCGTCTGACGCAGCTCCAGCGCCTGTTCTGGTTCACGGTGGAGTTCGGCCTCATCCGCGAGCAGGGCCGGATCAAGCTCTACGGCAGCGGCCTCATCTCCTCGCCGGGCGAAGGCAAGCACTGCCTGGAGAGCCCCGAGGTGGAGCGCGCGCCCTTCGATCTGGAACGGGTGATCGCGCAGCCCTTCGACATCGATCACTACCAGCCCATCCTCTTCGTGATCGAGTCCTACGAGCAGCTCTACGACGCGCTCGAGCGCTATCGCCGCCAGTACCTGAACTGA
- a CDS encoding T9SS type A sorting domain-containing protein: MPAAPGAALGLPSAVAPPPRALGEAQRARLAALLDGAPAPTRQDVAWLGILVDFSDRQLSATYGEDFDPLNVLGYPDSVVTTPRREWFTNLMTRASEYYATVSAGAVALHPTLADSVVHLSGTMNHYGDDSAFSWEEGVRRLAAEVVDSLDAAIDFSAWDLVTFIHAGPGQESDLLRDSPEQLWSGYLDFASLSEAFADSLPDPPVDGWPGIPTDDGGFVLQRFSVAPELEVEEQLSPPYVLGPLGVYVHQLGSYLGLVSLNDLVPPQGQGAGNFDLMSYGLWNALGFVPGPPSAFNRVLQGWATPDLLPRADATAAQARQLASWEQGPTGTVLELPISDREYFLVENRNQDANGDGAFTFDDANGNHLPDNGESLLGAEFDYFTTQYNASDQTPGSGLFVWRIDEEFLRLTFQYDVNLINAYNDHYGVALLEADGYPDLTVFSFDENAYGGDFDAFRAAGGPNDLVATQTSIDQHSLPSTRSAEGADSGWRFSGIGPHGPSMDFTVRWEPGAWARAEWSAEGRLPVGDPLLADLLADPGDLPEFAFLLSDGADSLFVAVQPAGAGFGEPVTIAALTGVPAGALAGGDLDGDGADEIVLLTRDGRLFAWKGDGTNLSGTPGAPLLTVAGASAGPLLLAASALGVVGDAAVIVLFEDQPDDGGAGFSATVPRAFDGAGAALDLAAAGLGWELPQRGLPMGPPALGLAVAPGERGYGHGAASLAFVQVALADTSGTGAAKVLRLASPPAAAAGWAGVDSLAIPLSADAALQLAAGDLDADGVDDLLVETASGLSLWFPAGRLGGAGDGETLFRADETAVHGSGLALLPADLGGDGLAVALAAGAGAFAAVGPEGGALSTWLFEPGQTDPDPGFWADPVRWLLLRRDADGRDHPLLATYDGRVFVGRADLAAGAASQFPGGDLGGSPVLADLDGDGLLELRGLSGFTPATGNTAGEDTLLAGAVARVWQLDTDLPAAGASWAQAGADAGRSRRLPLATGFAPATGGARLTEAYGYPNPAGESVTWRASTDTPAQITVTLYDLEGQQRLRVAGATDGYSAWERESSLVGLAPGVYFYTIRAEGSGDLRKGRLAVLR; encoded by the coding sequence GTGCCCGCCGCGCCCGGCGCCGCGCTTGGCCTGCCGTCCGCCGTCGCCCCGCCGCCGCGGGCCCTGGGGGAGGCGCAGCGCGCGCGGCTCGCCGCGCTGCTGGACGGCGCGCCCGCGCCCACGCGGCAGGACGTCGCCTGGCTGGGCATCCTCGTGGACTTCAGCGACCGCCAGTTGTCGGCGACCTATGGCGAGGACTTCGACCCACTGAACGTGCTGGGCTATCCCGACTCCGTGGTGACCACCCCGCGCCGGGAGTGGTTCACGAATCTGATGACGCGCGCGTCGGAGTACTACGCGACGGTCTCGGCGGGCGCGGTGGCGCTGCACCCGACGCTGGCGGACTCGGTCGTCCACCTCAGCGGGACCATGAACCACTACGGCGACGACAGCGCCTTCAGCTGGGAAGAGGGCGTGCGCAGGCTCGCCGCCGAGGTGGTGGATTCGCTCGACGCGGCGATCGACTTCAGCGCCTGGGATCTCGTCACCTTCATCCACGCGGGGCCCGGGCAGGAGTCCGACCTGCTGCGCGACTCGCCCGAGCAGCTGTGGAGCGGCTACCTGGACTTCGCGTCGCTGAGCGAGGCCTTCGCGGACTCGCTGCCCGATCCGCCGGTGGACGGCTGGCCGGGCATCCCCACGGACGACGGCGGGTTCGTCCTCCAGCGCTTCAGCGTGGCGCCCGAGCTGGAGGTGGAGGAGCAGCTGTCGCCGCCCTACGTGCTGGGGCCGCTGGGTGTCTACGTCCACCAGCTGGGCAGCTACCTCGGCCTCGTCAGCCTCAACGATCTCGTGCCGCCCCAGGGGCAGGGCGCGGGCAACTTCGACCTGATGAGCTACGGCCTCTGGAACGCGCTGGGCTTCGTGCCCGGGCCGCCCTCGGCGTTCAATCGTGTCCTCCAGGGCTGGGCGACGCCGGACCTGCTCCCGCGCGCCGACGCCACCGCCGCCCAGGCGCGCCAGCTCGCGAGCTGGGAGCAGGGACCCACGGGCACGGTGCTGGAGCTGCCCATCTCCGACCGCGAGTACTTTCTCGTGGAGAACCGCAACCAGGACGCGAACGGCGACGGCGCCTTCACCTTCGACGACGCCAACGGCAACCACCTGCCCGACAACGGCGAGTCGCTGCTCGGCGCCGAGTTCGACTACTTCACCACGCAGTACAACGCCTCGGACCAGACGCCCGGCAGCGGCCTCTTCGTCTGGCGCATCGACGAGGAGTTCCTGCGCCTGACCTTCCAGTACGACGTCAACCTGATCAACGCCTACAACGACCACTACGGCGTCGCGCTGCTGGAGGCCGACGGCTACCCCGACCTCACCGTCTTCAGCTTCGACGAGAACGCCTACGGCGGCGACTTCGACGCCTTCCGCGCCGCCGGCGGACCGAACGACCTCGTGGCGACGCAGACATCCATCGACCAGCACAGCCTGCCCTCCACGCGCAGCGCCGAGGGCGCCGACAGCGGCTGGCGCTTCTCGGGCATCGGGCCCCACGGCCCCAGCATGGACTTCACCGTGCGGTGGGAGCCGGGCGCCTGGGCGCGCGCCGAGTGGAGCGCCGAGGGCCGCCTGCCCGTGGGCGACCCGCTCCTCGCCGACCTGCTCGCCGACCCCGGCGACCTGCCCGAGTTCGCGTTCCTGCTGAGCGACGGGGCGGACTCGCTCTTCGTCGCCGTCCAGCCGGCGGGCGCGGGCTTCGGCGAGCCCGTCACGATCGCCGCGCTCACCGGCGTCCCCGCGGGGGCGCTGGCCGGCGGCGACCTGGACGGCGACGGCGCCGACGAGATCGTCCTCCTCACCCGCGACGGCCGCCTCTTCGCCTGGAAGGGCGACGGCACGAACCTGTCGGGTACGCCCGGCGCGCCGCTGCTCACCGTGGCGGGGGCGTCCGCGGGGCCGCTGCTGCTCGCCGCGTCCGCGCTCGGGGTGGTCGGGGACGCGGCCGTGATCGTCCTCTTCGAGGACCAGCCCGACGACGGCGGCGCCGGCTTCTCGGCCACCGTGCCGCGCGCGTTCGACGGCGCCGGCGCGGCGCTGGATCTCGCCGCCGCGGGCCTCGGCTGGGAGCTGCCGCAGCGCGGACTGCCGATGGGGCCGCCCGCGCTCGGGCTCGCCGTGGCGCCGGGCGAGCGCGGCTACGGACATGGCGCCGCCTCGCTGGCCTTCGTGCAGGTGGCGCTCGCGGACACGTCGGGGACGGGCGCGGCGAAGGTGCTGCGCCTCGCGTCACCGCCGGCCGCCGCCGCCGGCTGGGCGGGCGTGGACTCGCTGGCCATCCCGCTGAGCGCCGATGCCGCGCTGCAGCTCGCGGCCGGCGACCTCGACGCCGACGGCGTCGACGACCTGCTCGTGGAGACCGCGTCCGGTCTCTCGCTCTGGTTCCCCGCGGGCCGCCTCGGCGGCGCCGGCGACGGGGAGACGCTCTTCCGCGCCGACGAGACCGCCGTCCACGGCAGCGGCCTGGCGCTCCTGCCCGCGGACCTCGGCGGGGACGGCCTCGCCGTCGCGCTCGCCGCGGGCGCCGGCGCGTTCGCCGCCGTGGGCCCGGAGGGTGGTGCCCTCTCGACCTGGCTCTTCGAGCCCGGGCAGACCGACCCCGATCCCGGCTTCTGGGCGGACCCCGTGCGCTGGCTCCTGCTGCGCCGCGACGCGGACGGCCGCGACCATCCGCTCCTGGCCACCTACGACGGGCGCGTCTTCGTGGGCCGCGCCGACCTGGCCGCGGGGGCGGCGTCCCAGTTCCCAGGCGGCGACCTGGGCGGCAGTCCCGTCCTCGCGGATCTCGACGGCGACGGCCTCCTGGAACTGCGCGGCCTCAGCGGGTTCACACCCGCCACGGGGAACACGGCCGGCGAGGACACGCTGCTGGCCGGCGCCGTGGCCCGGGTCTGGCAGCTCGACACGGACCTGCCCGCCGCGGGCGCGTCCTGGGCCCAGGCCGGGGCCGACGCGGGACGCAGCCGGCGCCTGCCGCTGGCGACCGGCTTCGCGCCGGCCACCGGCGGCGCGCGCCTGACCGAGGCCTACGGTTACCCCAACCCCGCGGGCGAGAGCGTCACCTGGCGCGCTTCGACCGACACCCCTGCGCAGATCACGGTGACGCTCTACGACCTCGAAGGCCAGCAGCGCCTGCGGGTCGCGGGGGCCACCGACGGCTACAGCGCCTGGGAGCGCGAGAGCTCGCTTGTGGGCCTCGCGCCCGGCGTGTACTTTTATACGATCCGCGCCGAGGGCTCGGGCGATCTCCGCAAGGGGCGCCTGGCCGTGTTGCGCTGA
- a CDS encoding PorV/PorQ family protein — protein sequence MAIRARILAAPALALLLLAGGAITAAAYEPGTSGLLFLRLGVGERAAGMGEAYTALAADATALYWNPAGLAAVERTQVHFMHNEWISSVRQEFAGLAHPTRYGTFAVGITGLNMDELELREELPSSEPLGHFSAFDIAVHGAYGRELLPGVQAGLGVKWIYSRLYEENAKGFLVDLGLRHETKIPGLTLGAALLHFGAKFKYVSEEFDAPRTIKLGAAWLAPFHPAEGDVRLAYDLLLLSDSDTSTDADLGASKSLNARNHVGVEYDYQGLAALRAGYKAGYDSQGLSVGAGLRWHQVMFDYAFLAVSNDLGSVHRLGLTLDI from the coding sequence ATGGCGATCCGTGCCCGCATCCTGGCAGCCCCTGCACTCGCGCTGCTGCTTCTCGCCGGCGGGGCGATCACCGCCGCGGCCTACGAGCCCGGCACCTCGGGGCTGCTCTTCCTGCGCCTGGGCGTGGGCGAGCGCGCCGCGGGCATGGGCGAGGCCTACACGGCCCTCGCCGCGGACGCCACGGCCCTCTACTGGAACCCCGCGGGACTGGCGGCCGTCGAGCGCACGCAGGTGCACTTCATGCACAACGAGTGGATCTCCTCCGTGCGGCAGGAGTTCGCCGGCCTCGCGCATCCGACGCGCTACGGCACCTTCGCCGTGGGCATCACCGGGCTCAACATGGACGAGCTCGAACTGCGCGAGGAACTGCCGAGCAGCGAGCCGCTGGGACACTTCTCGGCCTTCGACATCGCCGTGCACGGCGCCTACGGCCGCGAGTTGCTGCCCGGCGTGCAGGCGGGCCTCGGCGTCAAGTGGATCTACAGCCGGCTCTACGAGGAGAACGCCAAGGGCTTCCTCGTCGATCTCGGCCTGCGCCACGAGACGAAGATCCCCGGCCTCACCCTGGGCGCCGCGCTGCTGCACTTCGGCGCCAAGTTCAAGTACGTGAGCGAGGAGTTCGACGCGCCCCGCACGATCAAGCTCGGCGCCGCCTGGCTGGCGCCCTTCCATCCGGCCGAGGGCGACGTCCGCCTGGCCTACGACCTGCTGCTGCTCAGCGACAGCGACACCAGCACCGACGCGGACCTCGGCGCGAGCAAGTCCCTCAATGCGCGCAATCACGTGGGCGTCGAGTACGACTACCAGGGCCTGGCCGCGCTGCGCGCGGGCTACAAGGCGGGCTACGACTCGCAGGGGCTGAGCGTGGGCGCGGGCCTGCGCTGGCACCAGGTGATGTTCGACTACGCCTTCCTGGCGGTGAGCAACGATCTGGGCAGCGTGCACCGCCTCGGGCTGACGCTCGACATCTGA